CGTTCCGATCTCCCTAAGAAGGGACATGGTGTTCAGAGAGTTACCGCATATGTGAACGAACGCTGGAACATCGCGATATTTTTTAGTCTCCTTTATGACATGTTTGATTGCGTTGTAAGAGTACTCGCGGAACATGTCCTTGGATATGAGGTCTTCCGATGAGGTCGGATCGGCCATCCACAAAACTGTGGACCCTGCCTCGATCATGCGTTGCTCCATCGCCGTAACCAAGCCTGTAATCTTTTTGATAGCGGTTTTGACGTAGTCCGGTTCAAGCAACATCTGAAACATCATGTTCTCGGTGCCCATCAAATATCCTGCCATTGTTAACGGCCCCCATGACAGTCCGCATATGTGGAGGTCCTCAGGTATTATGCGTGCGGTCTCCTCGATGCTGTCAACGAACACTCTGGTGAACCGGGGACATTCGGATGCTTTAAAAGGGTCGAACAGTGCCAGACCTTCTAGTTCCTCAGGTCCGTCCACCATAGGCTTCGGTACCATGCCGTAATCGTCCTCCGGAAACCTCACTTCTCCGCCCATGTCTGCGAAAGGTATCTGCGAATCCAAAATCGGCTTAACGAAATCGGAACGGGTCTTCATGGCATAGTCGACCGATACTCTCGCCGAAAGTTTCGGATCATTGCGTGCCTGGGTCACAGTATATCCGGCGCTGTGCGCGGCTGTGACCACCGCAAAGTTATTGACAGGTGTTCTTCCGATCGATTCGAAGTTCATCGCTGCTGCGACAGCGTCCCTGTGTCCTGCATCTTTCAAGTTATCCACTCAGGACGAAAGCTGATTACTGGATATTAACCGTTTCTGGTTATCTGCTCCTTTGACAGAGC
The DNA window shown above is from Methanomassiliicoccaceae archaeon and carries:
- a CDS encoding uroporphyrinogen decarboxylase family protein, coding for MDNLKDAGHRDAVAAAMNFESIGRTPVNNFAVVTAAHSAGYTVTQARNDPKLSARVSVDYAMKTRSDFVKPILDSQIPFADMGGEVRFPEDDYGMVPKPMVDGPEELEGLALFDPFKASECPRFTRVFVDSIEETARIIPEDLHICGLSWGPLTMAGYLMGTENMMFQMLLEPDYVKTAIKKITGLVTAMEQRMIEAGSTVLWMADPTSSEDLISKDMFREYSYNAIKHVIKETKKYRDVPAFVHICGNSLNTMSLLREIGTDCFSFDHAVDPAAARKSAGKMSIMGNIDPVSVMMMGNPEKVKRESYRIIDAAGKEGGLILAPGCEMPLMTPDENAVMMGESARSYWES